Within the Thermosynechococcus sichuanensis E542 genome, the region TTGATCAATACTATCGAGACTATCTACGGGAAAAATGTTACATATGGCGCTACCAAGTTAAGCCAGGTATTACAGGTTGGGCACAGGTTAATGGCTGGAGGGGAGATCGAGGTAGCCTTGAAGAAATAGAAAAGCGCCTTGAATGCGATTTATTTTATATTAGAAACTGGTCTTTATCTCTTGATTTCTACATTTTGTGGCTCACCATTTGGCGAGGATTTACTCATAAAAATGCTTATTAGAACTGTAGCCTAGGAAAGCCGAATATGATTAAAGTCAGTAGTATTTCAATTCAAAACTATCGGTGTATTGATCAAGCTGTCAAGATTAATATCGAGCCTTTAGCAGTGTTGGTCGGCAAGAATGATACGGGAAAATCAACGATTCTACGAGCACTAGAAAGCTTTTTTAATCCAAAACAATTTGACTGGGATGACCAGCATACTCAAGGTGAGCCAACAGAAATCAGTGTAACTTGCGAACTAACTACTTCACATCAATTTGGTGAGAGGCTAAGAAAGATAAATTTACTCAGCCAAGAAAATACTTTCAGAATGCGTCGTGTATGGGAACAACGAGGGCGTGGATGCCGAACATCACTATGGAATTTCTGTAGTAGTGAATGGATCGATGTTCCTAGTTCTGGAAATTCAGCAATTCGTGAGATTGCCCATGAACTCGTAGAAGTTTTACCTAGTTATCAGTATTTCCATGCTCGTGGCACCCTTCAAGAAGCAGAAAGTGCTATTCAGCAATATCTACGAAGAATCATCCAGAAAGAATGTGAAACGAATCCGGCTGTTCTCGAACTACAAAAGAAACTAGAGACAGTGATTGAAAAGGAGCTAGAATCAATTACTGAAAAAATTAGAGCAGCAACATCTAGCCCAGAAACACTAAATGCCAAACGAGATTTTAATTGGTCAAAAGTGCTTGATATTAAGTTTACGATAGGAGAGAAAGACTTAGCTATCAATAGTCGTGGTGATGGGTTTCAGCGCATTACCATGCTATCCTACTTTGAGTACTTAGCTGAGAGAAGTATATCCAGCAGTAATACACAAAAGCAGGAAATTATTTTCGCAATTGAAGAGCCTGAAACCTATTTACACCCTTCGGCCCAAGAAACCTTATTTTCTCGTCTAGTCGAACTTACGCATTTGGGCTATCAAGTTCTCATAACTTCCCATTCACCGATTATCGTTGCCCAAGTACCACTGTCCTCTTTAATTCATGTGCAACGTCAAAATAACCTTGTTCATTATCAAACAGAAAATCTTGCTTTAGAGTTAATTATCCGTGATCTAGGTATTGCACCAGATAGTCAGCTAACTAGTTTGTTAATACAACACAAAGGATTTATTTTAGTAGAAGGCAAGGATGATGTCATTGCTTTGAGCCATGCGAGTCAAGTCTATAAAAAAGCAGGAGAAATTGAAAAAACGTTTGAAGAAATGGGTGTTATTATTTTACCTGTTGGTGGTTGTGGAAATATTAAACATTGGCTGAACCTGCAAATCATTCATCGGCTTAATAAACCATTCATTGTATTCTTTGACTCCGATAGAGAATCAAGAGACAGTCTATCACCACGGCAGAAAGAACTAGAGAGACTTGATCATCTTGACCCTTCCGTTATTTTTGTTACCCGAAAGAGGGCAATAGAAAACTATATTCTTGATTCTGTAGTTAATCGCCTGAATCCATCACTCAATTTGAATTATACAGATTTCGATAATGTAAAAAAATTACCGAAAGCAGGTAACTTGATCGAAAAATACTTTGAGCGACTGACGTTTACTGATCTAAAAGCTGCATTTGTAACCAATAATGAAGAAGATGAGTTTTTAGAGTTGTATAGAAAAATCTCTAGTATGATCGCTTGAATTTTTCCCACTCTCGATCAACTAAAGCAGAAAATTGATTTCTAAAGCGTTCAGCAGAAAATTTCTCGGCTTGTTGACGAATTAAATAAGGATCAAACCGATTACATTCAAAATACTCAACAGCATCTATAATAGTTTTTGGATTTTGATAGTCAAAAAATACACCTGTTTGATCTGCAACTACTGACTCAGTAACACCACCTCGACCATAAGCAATCACTGGTGTACCACAGGACATTGCTTCAACAGGCAAAATTCCAAAATCTTCTTCTGCAGCAAAGATAAAAGCACGAGCATTTTCAAGATAAGATTTAAGTACTTCAAATGGTTGATAGCCTAGAATTCGGATATTTTTAGCATTACGCGCCTTTTGCTTAATTTTAGACATTTCAGAACCGTCACCAATTACAACTAGTTGACGATTTGGCATTTGGCAAAAAGCTTCAACAATTAGATCGATACGTTTATAGGGAACCATGCGACTAGCAGTTAAATAAAAGTCTTGCTTAACAGTCTGAAGGTTAAATTTCTGAACGTCAACTGGTGGATAAATCACATGAGAATCACGACGATAAACTTTCTGGATACGTCGAGCAATATATTTAGAGTTTGCAACAAGAACATCTGGCCTTTGTCCAGCCACTTGATCCCATATACGAAGATAATGAAAAATGAGTCGTGCTATTACTCCCTTAACTCCTTTATCAAGATTGGCCTCTTTAAGATACTGTGCTTGTAGGTCCCAAGCGTACCGTGGTGGAGAATGAATGTAAGAAATATGGAGTGTGTCAGGTCCTGTAATTACACCCTTACTGACTAGATGAGAATCACTAATAACTAAATTATAGTTGCGCAGATCAAAAGTTTCAATAGCGTAAGGCATAAAAACAAGTAATTTTTGATAGAAATTCTTAACATTTGGAAATTTTTGTAAAAAAGAAGTAGTTAATTTGTGCGAACTAATAATCGATTGAGATTTAGTAGAAAGATACTCAATTAACGAAAAAACATCAGCTTCTGGAAACAAATTACTAATCTCGCCAAAAACATTTTCAGCACCAGCTAGTACTACAAACCATTCGTGAATTAATGCTATTTTCATATGTCGTTATTAAATCTTATTATATTCCTAAATTGTGATTGAGTCAATAACATCTACTATTTTTTTTACAGTTATATCCCAAGAAAATTTTCTGGACTGTTTCAACCCCTTATCAATCATTTGGCAACGCAAACTTTGATCTTCAACTATTCTATTCATTGCTGAAATAATTTCATCTAAGCTGTGTGGATCAACTAAAAGAGCAGCATCACCTGCAATTTCTGGCAGGGAGGTAATGTTGGAAGTAATTACAGGTGTCCCACAAGCCATAGCCTCTACTACAGGTAGGCCAAAACCTTCGTAAAAGGATGGAAACAAAAGTGCAACTGCTCCTCGATACATTGATGCAAGTTCCTGATCACTAATACCATGAATAAAATTTACATCATCACCTAGGTTATTTATATTAATATACTTTTTCAGTTCAGGAGTTAGGTACGCAACGCAGACCAAAGAGAAGTGATATTTCGATCTAAACTGCTTGAATGCTTTTAATACACCAATTATATTTTTGTGTGGTTTTGAATTGCCAACATAAAGAAAATAAGGTTTTTTGTAGATTAATTTTGAAGCTTTTTCATTAAAGCAAGTACTAATACCATTACCAATCACTGTGATCTTGTTTGAATCTACAGTAAAGTATTCTATAATTTCACGTCTAGAAAATTCTGAAACAGTAAATATATGGAGGGCATTTTTAATGCCTAGTCTAACTACCGTATTGTAGTAAAGAAATTTACTCAAATTCTTGCTACGAGGATACTTTACATGAATAAGATCATGAATAGTAAAAGCAAAAGAAATTTTTGAGAAAATAGGAGGTGTGAAACTTGGGGAAAAAAACAAATGGTTACTATAAATACTCGAAGTATATAGAAAATCTTTATTAAGAATTATGTTTCCTAAGATAGATACAGGACTATAATGAGAAGTATAATCATTAACCTTATAGTAATTTGATAGCCTATTTCTAATTTCTGCACTAAATCTTCCAATTCCATGACTACCTGTCCACCTAGAGTCATAAATAACGGTTAACATAACCCCTCTCTCTTCCTATCTAAAAGCACGAGACCAAAAACAAGTGCTAATACAGGTTCTTCCAAAATATTAACAATGTTACCATATATAAGAATGAATAATATAATACAAAATTTGAATTTATTTATTTTACTATACAACATCGATTTCGATGTTTTTATTAGTATCAATATTACCGATAGAAGGCTCAGAATAGCAATAGGTAATCCGAATAGAACACATAGGTAAACAAACAAGTTATCAGCAGGCAAATACCGCGAACTTTCAAAATACTGCTGAGGAGCACCTATACCGCCAATACCACGGCCAAATAACCAATAAAAAAGGTTGTTCAGTAAGTCAAATGATGCTGGCCAAACTGATATCAAACGATCTTCAAAGCTTGCTAATAGTATGAGAGATAAATCATTAGTATAATCAATTGAATAGTGAGTATAGAGTGTTGAAATAGGGAGAATAACCATAGTCAAAGATAAAATAATCGCAATTATTGTCCAAGATAAACAAAAAAACCTTTTCTCTTTCACTGGAATGAGTGTAATAAAAAATAAGGTGAGAACTATCCAAGAAAATATGCATCCTTTTGAATTCGTTAAGTAAATCGCAAATCCTGATAATAACCAAACGAAAACTTTTAAAGATTTAAATTCAGTAAAAATAGTCGAATAAATTGCTAGAACTAGAGTTTGTGAAGCTGCATTAAATGAAGCTCTTGAAAATCCTGCATACCGTTCTACTCCAAATGCCGTCCATTGCCTTGACACTTCAATTACTTGGCCACCTATCTCAATAGTCAAACCACTCCACGGAAAGGTTAAAAGCACATTTAAGAGAACGCCAAGACTCGCAGAAAAAAATAGAAATATAAGGATTGTTTTTTGCTGTCTCAAATCAATCAGCTTGGAAGACCATAGACCTACCAGAAAAGGTGCTAGTACCCAAAGACCGAAGAGTGCCTGTACAAGGTTCTTTAAATTAATTATTCCCCAAATAGTATACAAAGCAAAAAAAATAGTTATTAGTAAAACTTTTTGGTTGACTTTTGGTTTTATTAGAGGAATTATAAAAATAAGTAAGAAAAAGCTTAGCCTAGGAAGATATATCAGTGGTTCTAAACGAATCAAGAGTAATAACCAGCGCAATAGACCTTGAAATACTTCAAATAATATGAATAACAAAACTGTAAGTAAAATAAAATTTCTGAAGCCAAAAAATTTGAGTTTTTTAGAATGTGCTTTTTCTTTTGGAAGATACAGGTTACTCATGATTTTGATGTAGAACTTGTCGGTAGAGTTCTTCGTATGCATTGACCCATGAATCAATATTCAAGAAGTAGGAGCTACTTTTTTTCGAATTCTTAGATAAAGAATATCTTAAATTTTGATCATAGTAAACGCGATGAATGCAGGATATTAATTCACTAACACTATCTGGATCAAAGAGTAATCCATTTTCTCCATCATTAATCATTTCTGGAATACCGCCTCGCTTAGACGCAATTACTGGTTTACCAAATGCAAAAGCTTCTGGAATAACCATTCCTTGCGATTCTTGGCAAATTGACGGCACAACTAAAATATTTATTTTGGGATAAAACTCTGATGGTTTGACTCTGCCCATAAAGACTATCCTAGGATCACAACTCGCCTTGGTTTTTAGATATTTTTCGTAATCTTCTTTGCCGTCTCCTGCTATCCATAACTGAGCACTAGGTAAGTTTGCTTGGAGATAGGCGTCTATCAATCGCTCTATGCCTTTAGCTGGATCTAGACGGCCAATGTAACCTATTTTGAATATCCTATGCTGCTCTTCGCTATAGTCAGTTTTTGATTTAACCAACTGAGGATCTACAGAATTATATATAACTTTTTTTATTGGTACTTGACTAAAGTAACCCAGTTCTAGATGTCTGTGTAAAATATAGTTACTAACACCAACAACAGCGTCTACGTTTTGACTTAAGTACTTATGAGGAAACCTTAGTAGCTTACACTGATAGCATTGCAAGTTGCAGTTTTTGCCATCTATTGACATTGTAGCCCTTGGACAGCATGTATAGTGGTCGTGCAAAACTTGTAACATAGGAATATGAAGATTTTTCAGTGTTCTCCATACAGCTCCTGACCAACCCGGTAAGTTATGTATTGAAGCAATATGAGGTTTCTCCATATGTACGACTTTATAAACATAATTCTGCATAAAAATGTTATAAACATCTAAGAGATGCCAAATAAACTTACCAGCTTTACTTATTTTTTGGTTTGTATAAGGCCAATATAGATTTCTAATATTTGCCAACCATACACTTGTTTCACCAACTTTAGTGCATTTTAGACCTTTGTGGTTGCTTGTAGCCAATAATATACATTTATGCCCTTTATTTTCTAAAGCTTTTATTTGATTCCAAAGAGACTGTTCAGCACCACCACCTTTATCGCTTTCACTAAGTGAACTTATAAATAAGATAGTCATTTTTCTATTAATACTTTGCATAGGTTTTTGCAAGACGATAGTATAGTAACATTAGCTGTATTGTCTTAGGATAGAATTTGCTTTGAACTAAAAAAAAATCAAATATTGACCAAGCAATATTTACGTTAGACAGACCACCTAGTGCATACTCTCCAGCAATAAAAGGAACAACTTGTAAACTAGCCCTATTTCTAATGGCTTTTAGTATAAAGTCTGCATCAGCACAGATTGGATAATTAACATCATAAAGGCCATATTGTTCATGTAAATCTTTTTTGATCAATGTTCCTACTGCATGTGAAGTAACAAACGACCAAGCTCCATAAATCCATGACATGCCCTTTTTAGGTTTGATTGTTTTATTACCAACTTTTACATATGCAGACACTAAATCTGTCTCTTTCCTTGATAAAACCCGTTGGTAGTTTTCTATTGCGTCAGCATTAAGCCTATCGTCAGCACCTACAACCAAGTAGTAATCTGTTTTACAGCGCTTAATACCCTTATTTAGAGCATCGTAGATTCCACAATCCGTCTCACTAATGTAGTCTGTGATAACATCACGAGCATCTTCTATAATCTTCACTGTTCCGTCTTGAGAAGCACCATCAATAACAATCCATTCAAAGTCCTTATCTGTTTGTTGACGAATAGATTCGATTAGACTAGGTAAATGTTCAGCAGCATTATATGTTGCTGTGATGATTGAAATTGATGGCACTTTTCCAGTCATCTTTGCACTTTCTGATACTCTATCCTAGGTAACCTAGTCTTAGGCAGTACAGCATGGAGTATATCGTAGCACCTCAATTTTATACAACCCTAAGACTTAACTCTCTTGTTCATGATCCTCCTGGTGGTGGCAAGACAACGCTGGCTCCCTATGTCCACAAGTAACTTCGGGCGGTTGGCCATGCCGTTCAACTTCTAGATTGAGGAGAGTGCGGCTAAGGTGTTGCAAAAGCTGGCGGAGTTTGGTGTGATGTGCTCAGTCGTTGAGTCCTAGGGGGTCGATCGCCCCCCAAAAGCGTCTAGGATAGGGACTGTAACCGTTCGAGCAGCGAGTATGGGTGAGGCAAAACGGCGCAAAGAAACCCTCGGTGATGCCTACGGTCAAGAAAAGGGGAGTTGGCTCAAGAAGGAGCAACTGCTGCTGATTCAGAAGTGGGTGACGCGGGGCACGTGGGTGGGCATTGGCCTACTGGTGCTCATTTGGCTCACGGTTCGCTTTATTGGCCCAAGTCTGGGATGGTGGCAATTGGCGGCAAATTAGGGCGGAGATGTTAGAGCTTTTGGCAACGCTGGTATGGTACTGGGGACAGCCGCGCATTGAGGAACTCCAGCTACTACTTTTTCCGCCGGAAGTGGCATTGCATCAGTATCGCGATCGCTACCTGCAAACGCTGGCTCAAGAAGGTTTCTCCCCTAGTCAACAGGGGATTTGGGTTCAAAGTACACAACAGCTCCTCGTGAATCACCAAGGCGATCGCCCCCTTTCTGCTGCCTCGGTCACTAAAATCGCCACGAGCCTCGCCGTTCTGGATCAATACCCCTTTGACTATCAGTTCCTGACTCGCATCGGCACCACAGGCACGCTAGAAAATGGTGTCCTCAGGGGGGATTTGGTCTTGATTGGCGGCAATGATCCCCTCTTTGTCTGGGAGGAAGCGATCGCCATCGGTAATGCCCTCAATCGCTTGGGGATTCGTCAAGTGGCAGGGAATTTAGTCATCGTCCCCCCTTTTATGATGAACTTTTACCGTGAGCCGCAAACTGCCGCAGCGCTATTCAGACTGGCCTTGGATCAGCACCGTTGGACACCTGAAATTCAAGCGGCCTATGCCGAGCACCTGAAGGCACAACCGCGACCCCAAGTGAGTATCAGAGGTGAAACACGCCTCCAAAGCACAATCCCCAGCAATGTCACAATTCGCCTAGAGCATCGCTCACTCCCCTTGGGGGAAATTGTGCGGCAAATGAATATCTACAGCAACAATGAGATTGCGGAAACGCTAGCAGAAATGGCAGGGGGTGCTGCAACCGTGGCTCAAGTCGCCGCTCGTAAAGCCAATGTGCCCCCCAGTGAGATTCAACTGGTTAACGGCTCCGGTCTGGGGGAGGAAAATCGAATTTCGCCGCGGGCGGCTTGTGGGATGCTCTTTGCGCTCCAAGAGATGCTTGCTCAGAAAAACCATAGCCTAGCAGATGTGCTCCCCATGGCCGGGCGCGATCGCGGTACGTTAGAGTATCGTCAACTGCCTGCGGCAACGCTCGTGAAAACAGGATCCCTTTGGAATGTGAGTGCGTTGGTTGGCGTCTTACCTACAGCGAAATACGGCACCGTCTGTTTTGCCCTCCTCAATGGCGGTGGCACCCTAGAGGGCTTTCGGCGGGCACAGGATCGCTATGTGCAGCACCTCAGTCAAACGTTACAACCGACTCAAAGACCGGGGGCGGAATTCCGCAGCCAAGCTGCCCCTCCGCGCTTGGGGGATCCACAGCGCATTCAACTGGTGACGGCTCAATAACCAATGACCGCTCAACAATTGGGAATTGTCATTCAAGGCTCCCTCAGTCAAGGCTTGGAAGTGCGCCTCAGTGGCAATGTCTCCGTGGAGGAACTGCGGGTTGGCCAATTTTTGGTGGTGCAAGGCCAGCGATCGCGCTTCTTTTGTCTGCTAACGGATGTTGCACTTGGCACGGCTAATCCCCGCATTCTCCTGAATCCCCCAGCCCTTGAGGACACCTTTTTGCAGGAGGTACTGGCGGGTACAGGTACGTTTGCGACGCTGAGTGTGGCACCGATGTTGATGATTCTCAAGGATGAGCAGGATTTACTGCCCGTCAAAACCATCCCTGCCCATTTTAGTCCTGTCTATGAAGCCAGTGAACGGGACTTTCGCGCCGTCTTTGGTTGGGAGGACGATCCGCAGCGGCGTAATTTTGCCATTGGTACCCCCTTGGATATGCAGGTACCCATTTGCTTGGATTTGGATCGCTTTGTCGAGCGCAGCAAT harbors:
- a CDS encoding D-alanyl-D-alanine carboxypeptidase, producing MATLVWYWGQPRIEELQLLLFPPEVALHQYRDRYLQTLAQEGFSPSQQGIWVQSTQQLLVNHQGDRPLSAASVTKIATSLAVLDQYPFDYQFLTRIGTTGTLENGVLRGDLVLIGGNDPLFVWEEAIAIGNALNRLGIRQVAGNLVIVPPFMMNFYREPQTAAALFRLALDQHRWTPEIQAAYAEHLKAQPRPQVSIRGETRLQSTIPSNVTIRLEHRSLPLGEIVRQMNIYSNNEIAETLAEMAGGAATVAQVAARKANVPPSEIQLVNGSGLGEENRISPRAACGMLFALQEMLAQKNHSLADVLPMAGRDRGTLEYRQLPAATLVKTGSLWNVSALVGVLPTAKYGTVCFALLNGGGTLEGFRRAQDRYVQHLSQTLQPTQRPGAEFRSQAAPPRLGDPQRIQLVTAQ
- a CDS encoding glycosyltransferase, coding for MKIALIHEWFVVLAGAENVFGEISNLFPEADVFSLIEYLSTKSQSIISSHKLTTSFLQKFPNVKNFYQKLLVFMPYAIETFDLRNYNLVISDSHLVSKGVITGPDTLHISYIHSPPRYAWDLQAQYLKEANLDKGVKGVIARLIFHYLRIWDQVAGQRPDVLVANSKYIARRIQKVYRRDSHVIYPPVDVQKFNLQTVKQDFYLTASRMVPYKRIDLIVEAFCQMPNRQLVVIGDGSEMSKIKQKARNAKNIRILGYQPFEVLKSYLENARAFIFAAEEDFGILPVEAMSCGTPVIAYGRGGVTESVVADQTGVFFDYQNPKTIIDAVEYFECNRFDPYLIRQQAEKFSAERFRNQFSALVDREWEKFKRSY
- a CDS encoding glycosyltransferase family 4 protein, whose translation is MQSINRKMTILFISSLSESDKGGGAEQSLWNQIKALENKGHKCILLATSNHKGLKCTKVGETSVWLANIRNLYWPYTNQKISKAGKFIWHLLDVYNIFMQNYVYKVVHMEKPHIASIHNLPGWSGAVWRTLKNLHIPMLQVLHDHYTCCPRATMSIDGKNCNLQCYQCKLLRFPHKYLSQNVDAVVGVSNYILHRHLELGYFSQVPIKKVIYNSVDPQLVKSKTDYSEEQHRIFKIGYIGRLDPAKGIERLIDAYLQANLPSAQLWIAGDGKEDYEKYLKTKASCDPRIVFMGRVKPSEFYPKINILVVPSICQESQGMVIPEAFAFGKPVIASKRGGIPEMINDGENGLLFDPDSVSELISCIHRVYYDQNLRYSLSKNSKKSSSYFLNIDSWVNAYEELYRQVLHQNHE
- a CDS encoding ATP-dependent nuclease translates to MIKVSSISIQNYRCIDQAVKINIEPLAVLVGKNDTGKSTILRALESFFNPKQFDWDDQHTQGEPTEISVTCELTTSHQFGERLRKINLLSQENTFRMRRVWEQRGRGCRTSLWNFCSSEWIDVPSSGNSAIREIAHELVEVLPSYQYFHARGTLQEAESAIQQYLRRIIQKECETNPAVLELQKKLETVIEKELESITEKIRAATSSPETLNAKRDFNWSKVLDIKFTIGEKDLAINSRGDGFQRITMLSYFEYLAERSISSSNTQKQEIIFAIEEPETYLHPSAQETLFSRLVELTHLGYQVLITSHSPIIVAQVPLSSLIHVQRQNNLVHYQTENLALELIIRDLGIAPDSQLTSLLIQHKGFILVEGKDDVIALSHASQVYKKAGEIEKTFEEMGVIILPVGGCGNIKHWLNLQIIHRLNKPFIVFFDSDRESRDSLSPRQKELERLDHLDPSVIFVTRKRAIENYILDSVVNRLNPSLNLNYTDFDNVKKLPKAGNLIEKYFERLTFTDLKAAFVTNNEEDEFLELYRKISSMIA
- a CDS encoding glycosyltransferase family 4 protein, giving the protein MLTVIYDSRWTGSHGIGRFSAEIRNRLSNYYKVNDYTSHYSPVSILGNIILNKDFLYTSSIYSNHLFFSPSFTPPIFSKISFAFTIHDLIHVKYPRSKNLSKFLYYNTVVRLGIKNALHIFTVSEFSRREIIEYFTVDSNKITVIGNGISTCFNEKASKLIYKKPYFLYVGNSKPHKNIIGVLKAFKQFRSKYHFSLVCVAYLTPELKKYININNLGDDVNFIHGISDQELASMYRGAVALLFPSFYEGFGLPVVEAMACGTPVITSNITSLPEIAGDAALLVDPHSLDEIISAMNRIVEDQSLRCQMIDKGLKQSRKFSWDITVKKIVDVIDSITI
- a CDS encoding glycosyltransferase family 2 protein; protein product: MTGKVPSISIITATYNAAEHLPSLIESIRQQTDKDFEWIVIDGASQDGTVKIIEDARDVITDYISETDCGIYDALNKGIKRCKTDYYLVVGADDRLNADAIENYQRVLSRKETDLVSAYVKVGNKTIKPKKGMSWIYGAWSFVTSHAVGTLIKKDLHEQYGLYDVNYPICADADFILKAIRNRASLQVVPFIAGEYALGGLSNVNIAWSIFDFFLVQSKFYPKTIQLMLLYYRLAKTYAKY
- a CDS encoding DUF2839 domain-containing protein; this translates as MGEAKRRKETLGDAYGQEKGSWLKKEQLLLIQKWVTRGTWVGIGLLVLIWLTVRFIGPSLGWWQLAAN